The Polyodon spathula isolate WHYD16114869_AA unplaced genomic scaffold, ASM1765450v1 scaffolds_900, whole genome shotgun sequence DNA window CTTCCCAAGGTGACAGGTGCGCAGTGTATCTGACTCTGTTTTGCTGCTCGCAGGGAGATGGGGAGGAAGGAGAAGGAGAGCCTGCAGCAGAGGGCCGTGATCGCTCAGCAGGGCTTCCTGGTGAAACAGCAGCTCATCAACGAGGCCAAGAAGGGCcaggaggagaagaggaggaaACTGGCGGAGCTGCAGGAGAGCAAGGATAGCAAGGAGGACGAGCTGGAGGCGCTGAGGACAGTCAAAGAGGCGGCAGAGGCCCCAGAAAAAGAGGCCAAGGATCAGCACCACAAAGCCTGGGAGGGTGAGTCCTGCTGGGGCCTGCTTCGTTCAGATCCCCCCCTGACTTTAACAGGACAcccatgcaattcatttaaaacaataagagAAAAGGATCACAGAGCCTCACACGgtaaaacgcaggagactttttagaagttgtttaagatgcctgattaaagctACAAAGCGGCCTGACATTTTTGACATTTTCTGTCCATAATTGCTGAGCAAAAATTAATTCTCACACCTAGAGGTTTTCATGCAAGTGGGTACACAAAGGATATAAataaatcttgaggtgttctgataTATTTGCACATGAGCTTATGCATTATTGTAAttaaatttctttctttctttcagaacaaaaagaAGTCCTCCGGCTGGAAAAGGACAAAGCCAGAATGGCCTTGGCGTTCCTGGAACTGGATGACAACGCGGACGGATTGTGAGTCCCCCctgttttattttagctgctGAATTTGGAGAATCGCTTTCCTCTGATCAAGGGAAACCtgcctttttgttatttaaacaagCTGTTTGGAGGTTGGTTGGGATTGAAAAGCAGCTGTCCCTTTTGAGAGCGGAGGCGTTGTTGTGGTCTGCAGTGAGGCGATCCCTTCTTTTGTCGGTGTCTGGATCAAGGTCCTGGCATTTGGCAGCGCAGCAGCAGTGTGTGTAACGCTTGGAAAAACGTCTCTCCCTGGCAGGGTGTCGGTGGAGGAGCTGCAGACCCATCTCGAGCTGGACCCCGACTCCGACGGGACCCTCACAGAACCAGAGGCGCAGGTACCAGCTCTGATAAGTAAACCCTCAAAGCAGAACCAATAAACCCAACATAAGAACTCTTGTCACTTCAAACTAACATGTTGGTTTCTACAACTGTTTCTTACTGCAATCAAACATTAACATCTTCATGTTGCTTTGACAAGgagtccaggagctgctcttccagTTTCCAGCCTTGTGTAATGTAGGCTTGATCAGTCTGATTTGTATTAGTAAGGATGCTGTCCAGTGGAGCACAGTGCTGTAGTTCTAAGCCGTGTATTTTAAAGCATGCAGGATTGTAGTTGATTATCTCCTCCTCTTGCTCTGATCTCTCACAGACCATACTGGGAGAAGCTGCTCACGTAGACCAGACTGCTTTCCGGGACATCGTCTGGGCCAGCATCAAAGACAAATACCAAtctgaggtgagagagagagagagagagagagaggagacctgctttaaaacaattataataatctCGGTTCAATACCAAACTGGGGGCAGCCACAGTCTTCATCTTCAGTCCAGTCCACCGCCAGCGTTTTCCGTTTTATTTGCCTGCATTTTGAGATTTAAAACTGGCCTCTCGCTTGCATCCTTCGAATGGGAGACGCTAGCTAGGTAACTTCCTCCAGTGGTGTGGAGAGAAGGAGTTCTGCCGGCCCGCACTCCTAActgacaaacagacagactgacCGCTGCCTCCCCTTCTGTCTCTAGACTGAACCAGAGACCCCTCCCCAGCCCGACACCCCCCAGGACACCCCCCGCGAACGCCTGCCTgaagaggaaggggaggaggaggaggatgacgAAGAGGAAGGGGAGGAAGACGAAGACATTGATGCAGAGGACGATGACAAGGTACCGTGTGCCCGTGCGTCTTTCTGAATGCCAGCGTCGCTTTCGAGTAAATGATATAATGATATTTTATAATGGGGATTAACTATGGTAACGTGCTTTAAAAATAACCAGCTCTCTACGAGAAGCGTGTCATAGTAAGTTGCCGCTAGAACTCGGTTGATTTGCACTGATCAAGCTCCTCAGCAAAGTtcattattgaacagagaagattagtccAGAGATCCCACCCAAGTTTTCGCGCTCTGTTGTGTGTGCGCTCCGTGCGCTGCCCCTGCTGGTCGTGTCgggtgttcagtgtgttgataggtgagtaaatcctgtttgcctgcagggGGCGTGTCAACTCCAGCCTGCGTCTGGATCTCCTGCCTGTCGCTCAGCAGCGAATGCCTGCACCCACATGGCAGAGGCAGTCCCAAGcgttaataccctgtatctttcgaaacaagggatttagaggaGCTCTCTGATAAAAGCCGAATCTCAAAACAATATAGTAACTGATACAGCTGTGTGTAGTGGTGTTTAAAACAGGATCCATTCATTTGCCTTTTTACATGTCCGTCCTTAACCTCTACCCCTGTGTAGATTCCACCTGTTGTGAGTGAGACGGAGAAGGCAGAGAAGGAAGAGGAGATGCCTCCGTACAACGCAGAGACACAGGCCCTAATTGATGGTATGTTAGCATCCTTGTTTTCAGCCAGGCATGGACAGAAACTGTAATGTTTCAGAGAATCCACCAGAGAGCGATCGCATAACATATAAACAGGAAAGCCCACTGACTGGAGCCCACAATCTGTTTGTGTTGACACATGATGTGTGTTCTTTGAGCTTCTGTTATCGTGCTGAGGTAGGCTCAGGTCTCCAGCGTGTTTTAACTTGGGGGCAGGCCTGAGCAAGGTGCAGGTTTTGACCACAGAGGGGCGCAATTAGGATTGCACTCGGACAGGGCTGCGGTCAATGCCCGTGTTTTCAAGCACAGtgcatttttcaaatttttaaatattttattttttttaaaataattggcaaaaactaaatgtattggtttctcccaatttggcatatccaattatttttaagctcagctccCCGCTACCaccccctgcgctgactcgggagcggcgaaaaCAAAgagtgtgccatcagccgtccgctttgttttcactctgcagactcaccctgcagccagcccagagctacaacgtcggaggacaacacagccctgggcagcttacaggcaagcccgcagactATAGGGGGCGCTGATGAGCAGCAAGCTGCCCGAGATTCACCAAAGCAACTCTACATCTTTCTGCAGAATAAGGATATCCTACGCAGCatgacttgcaaaaaaaaaaaaaacctctcttcCGGGAGCCGTTCACTGACGAGGAACTCGAATTTCCCTTTGCTTACTCGGCTTTCCGTGAACATTTATCCTCCAGCGTTTCCTTCTTCTGCCAAGACAGCTCTCGAAGAGCCGCTCTGCTGTTGGCTGACCTTGTTTCTCAGAGAGTTCACGCATCTTGCAGATGCGTCTGTAAAATCTGCAGAGTTGGGTCCCTTTTGATGTTTTTGAAGGCTTAACACAAGTAAAAAGGGAGAATGGAAGAGGGGGGGGTGAGGGATAGCGAGAGAGATGAGAGCCAATTTTCATTTCTAACTGAGGATTGAGCATCAAAGCTTGCTGAGGGTAGTTTGCTGCAGAAGGGGAAGGGGAGCTGTCATTCCCCCCGCTGTTGACGGGGATGGTTAGAGACTGGAAAGAGGTTTTCAAGAAGCTTTCTGTGCTTCAAAAGCCTCCTCGCAGAGCAGTTAGTCCAGTGATCAGGGTTCGACAACTCGAGCACAGCTTTGAACAGTCTGCTACTCCCAGTCCAGAACGCTGCTCCTGATCGCTCAGTCGGGAAACCCTTTGGGGGTAAATGACAAGTCTGGCAAAGGAAAGGCTCGCAGAATTTCAGTCGAAGTTTCTAGAATCTGCGTGCCTAGGCGTCATATTCTTTTCAGCTGGAGATCTATGGTGCTAATGAAACTGGGCTTGGAGATAGTgtctttttggtttggttttccgGTCAAGCGTTTTGATGGGTTCCACGAAGCGCCTGGGGATCATTTCTGATTAAAGCAAGGTGTCTCTGCTTCAATGCAAAAACAGGGGTGGTTGTGTCTGATGACGGCAGCGAAGGATGCAATGGTTATGTCATATTTTTGCTGCAGGTTTTAActgggttaaaataaataagaataatcc harbors:
- the prkcsh gene encoding glucosidase 2 subunit beta, whose translation is MASVYLTLSLFLSFSLAVAVEIQRPRGVSLSNRHFYDQSKPFTCLDGSRTIPFDRVNDDYCDCKDSSDEPGTSACPRGNFHCTNAGHRPQYIPSSRVNDGICDCCDATDEYNSGFVCENTCKEMGRKEKESLQQRAVIAQQGFLVKQQLINEAKKGQEEKRRKLAELQESKDSKEDELEALRTVKEAAEAPEKEAKDQHHKAWEEQKEVLRLEKDKARMALAFLELDDNADGLVSVEELQTHLELDPDSDGTLTEPEAQTILGEAAHVDQTAFRDIVWASIKDKYQSETEPETPPQPDTPQDTPRERLPEEEGEEEEDDEEEGEEDEDIDAEDDDKIPPVVSETEKAEKEEEMPPYNAETQALIDGMLASLFSARHGQKL